One window from the genome of Neosynechococcus sphagnicola sy1 encodes:
- a CDS encoding site-specific DNA-methyltransferase: MPAKKPYGNTPIDSVKHQDKRANIPTEELRGFVADDEKKPKIVKYQRDESRDPQLVWQGKDEQDSQDLEVPAVPIYIQEKIHPHAIIEDFRQQAKQHEPEQLGLFASDFNGLEFDKLIEFYEHKDGLKWSNRMILGDSLLVMNSLAEKEGLKGKVQMIYLDPPYGIKFGSNWQVSTRKRDVKDGKVEDVTRQPEQIRAFRDTWEKGIHSYLAYLRDRLVVARELLTETGSIFVQIGDENIHRVRCLMDEVFGSSNFSTLITFTKTSPLGGDLLPSTTDFILWYAKDIEKVKYRQIFYEKKPGELGASRYSGVELGDGTRISASLYQGDLGLVRLYADSDTSAMYTTPHLALPLEYNGRIFTPNKGRQWQTTLEGMNRLGIVGRLIVQGNNLRYIRYLNDFPVNPLSNIWTDIGGIQSRSDPKVYVVQTATSAIQRCLLMTTDPGDLVLDPTCGSGTTAHVAEQWGRRWITIDTSRVALALARTRLMAARFPYYLLADSPEGRQKEQEILGISM, encoded by the coding sequence ATGCCAGCAAAGAAGCCCTACGGCAACACTCCCATCGATAGCGTCAAACACCAGGACAAACGCGCGAATATCCCTACGGAGGAGTTGCGAGGGTTTGTGGCGGACGACGAAAAGAAACCCAAAATTGTGAAATACCAGCGGGATGAGTCGCGTGATCCGCAACTGGTTTGGCAGGGCAAGGATGAGCAGGATAGCCAAGATCTAGAAGTGCCTGCGGTGCCCATCTACATTCAGGAGAAGATTCATCCCCATGCCATTATTGAAGACTTTCGCCAGCAGGCAAAACAGCATGAGCCAGAACAGCTAGGGCTGTTTGCCTCCGATTTCAATGGCTTAGAGTTTGACAAGCTGATCGAGTTTTATGAACACAAAGACGGGCTGAAGTGGTCGAACCGGATGATTTTGGGCGATTCTCTGCTGGTGATGAACTCGCTGGCAGAAAAGGAAGGGCTGAAGGGCAAAGTCCAGATGATTTACCTCGATCCGCCCTACGGCATTAAGTTTGGCTCCAACTGGCAGGTTTCCACCCGGAAGCGGGACGTGAAGGATGGCAAGGTAGAGGATGTCACCCGCCAACCGGAACAGATTCGGGCATTTCGGGATACCTGGGAAAAGGGGATTCATTCCTATTTGGCGTACCTGCGCGATCGCCTGGTGGTTGCCAGGGAATTACTGACAGAAACAGGCAGCATTTTTGTCCAAATTGGCGATGAAAATATTCATCGAGTCAGGTGCTTGATGGATGAAGTCTTTGGCAGTAGTAATTTTTCAACACTCATTACTTTTACAAAGACCTCACCGCTAGGTGGTGATCTACTCCCCTCAACAACAGACTTTATCCTCTGGTATGCAAAAGATATTGAAAAAGTTAAGTATAGGCAGATCTTTTATGAGAAAAAGCCAGGTGAACTGGGAGCTTCAAGATATTCAGGAGTTGAGCTAGGTGATGGCACTCGAATTTCAGCAAGTTTATATCAAGGTGATCTAGGCTTGGTTCGGCTATATGCAGATAGTGATACTTCTGCTATGTATACAACACCTCATTTGGCTTTGCCACTGGAATATAACGGACGAATATTTACACCAAACAAGGGTCGTCAGTGGCAAACAACCCTAGAAGGAATGAACCGATTAGGGATTGTTGGGCGTTTAATTGTTCAAGGTAACAACTTAAGATATATTCGCTACTTAAATGATTTTCCTGTTAATCCTTTATCTAATATTTGGACAGATATTGGAGGAATTCAAAGTCGTAGCGACCCAAAGGTTTATGTAGTTCAAACTGCTACATCTGCAATTCAACGTTGTCTTTTAATGACCACTGACCCTGGAGATTTGGTTCTCGATCCCACCTGTGGCAGTGGTACCACTGCTCACGTTGCCGAACAGTGGGGACGACGCTGGATCACCATCGATACCAGCCGCGTAGCTCTTGCCCTTGCCCGCACGCGCCTCATGGCTGCCCGCTTCCCCTACTACCTGCTGGCAGATTCCCCTGAGGGCAGGCAAAAAGAGCAGGAAATTCTGGGCATCTCAATGTGA